A window from Setaria italica strain Yugu1 chromosome VIII, Setaria_italica_v2.0, whole genome shotgun sequence encodes these proteins:
- the LOC101752674 gene encoding LRR receptor-like serine/threonine-protein kinase FLS2 — protein MATRRGSSMRGSAAAPVLLLEAAICSFFVVLTRGVQLPQPAAGRSRVGASCMPHEMDALLAFKQGVTSDPAGVLASWRRRQGGVHGMDDCCRWRGVRCSNGTGGHVMELRLRNADLYDGRALVGKISRSLLSLEHLEYLDLSMNSLEGSTGGIPEFLGSFKRLKYLNLSGIPFSGGVPTHLGNLSKLQFLDISGTQGTLSLDISWLTGLRHLQYLNFNAVNLSATPNWAHVVNMIPSLKSLDFSDCLLASSNQSLPCLNLTNLEWLDLSENYFHHPIASCWFWNLTSLRYINLPHTSMYGQLPEALGTMISLQYLDLSYTTISAPMINLKNLCNLRVLRIESCFSYVNNVTEFIERLPRCSLNKLQELNLQLNQMFGVLPDFLQHFTSLVILDLSHNNITGLLPRFLGNFTSLKTLDLSSNNFTGGVPDEIGALTNLTHLNLRNNGLLDGVITEKHFGGLESLQYIDLSYTSLKVEVSSEWQPRFRLRNAQFASCQLGPLFPAWLRWMVDILFLDISGTSINDRIPHWFCNAFSNSEYLNLANNQITGDLPRNMEIMYLERLYLSSNNLTGGPIPKYICKCKGLMTLDLANNLFEGEIPPCFGMTMLTTLELSNNSLSGEFPSFVQNSTNLQFLDLAWNKFSGRLPTWIGDLVGLQFIRLSHNMFSGNIPVSITSLGCLQYLDIADNSISSSLPRNMLNLTAMREKHSTINYEGARTQLWYK, from the exons ATGGCAACCAGGAGGGGATCAAGCATGCGTGGCTCAGCCGCCGCGCCCGTGCTGCTTCTGGAAGCGGCCATCTGCAGCTTCTTCGTCGTGCTCACAAGAGGAGTGCAGCTGCCCCAACCTGCAGCTGGTCGTTCTAGGGTTGGCGCGAGCTGCATGCCGCACGAGATGGACGCGCTGCTGGCGTTCAAGCAAGGCGTCACGAGCGACCCGGCGGGCGTTCTCGCCTCGTGGAGACGACGACAAGGAGGTGTCCATGGGATGGACGACTGCTGCCGCTGGAGAGGCGTCCGCTGCAGCAACGGGACTGGCGGCCATGTCATGGAGCTTCGGCTTCGAAACGCCGATCTCTATGATGGTCGTGCGCTCGTCGGCAAGATAAGTCGTTCTTTGCTTTCACTGGAGCATCTGGAGTACCTTGATCTTAGCATGAACAGCTTGGAGGGTTCCACTGGAGGTATTCCAGAGTTTTTGGGCTCTTTCAAGAGATTGAAGTATCTGAACCTATCTGGCATACCATTTTCTGGTGGGGTGCCTACACACCTTGGCAACCTGTCCAAGTTGCAATTTCTCGACATTTCCGGTACGCAAGGTACATTATCGTTGGATATATCATGGTTAACAGGTCTACGACATCTACAGTATCTTAACTTCAATGCAGTAAACCTCAGCGCAACACCTAACTGGGCACATGTAGTGAACATGATTCCTTCTCTGAAATCCCTTGATTTTTCTGACTGCTTGCTTGCAAGTTCAAATCAGTCGCTACCGTGCCTTAATCTTACTAATCTTGAGTGGCTAGATCTCTCTGAAAACTACTTCCACCACCCAATCGCATCGTGTTGGTTCTGGAACCTAACAAGCCTTAGGTACATTAACCTTCCACATACCAGCATGTATGGTCAACTTCCTGAAGCACTGGGAACCATGATATCCTTGCAATACCTAGATTTATCGTACACAACAATCAGCGCGCCGATGATAAATTTGAAGAATCTATGCAACTTGAGGGTCTTACGCATCGAATCATGCTTCTCATATGTCAATAATGTTACAGAGTTCATTGAGAGATTGCCACGATGTTCACTAAACAAGTTGCAGGAGCTGAACCTTCAATTAAACCAAATGTTTGGGGTTCTACCAGATTTTTTGCAGCATTTCACCAGTTTAGTCATTCTTGACCTCAGTCACAACAACATTACTGGACTCCTCCCGAGATTTTTGGGAAATTTCACTAGTTTAAAGACCCTGGACCTCTCTAGTAACAATTTTACTGGAGGTGTACCTGATGAGATAGGTGCACTCACAAATTTGACCCACCTAAATCTACGCAACAATGGATTATTGGACGGTGTGATCACAGAGAAACACTTTGGTGGCCTAGAGAGCTTGCAATACATAGACTTATCTTACACCTCCTTGAAGGTTGAGGTCAGCTCAGAATGGCAGCCTCGCTTTAGACTACGTAATGCACAGTTTGCATCTTGCCAATTGGGTCCCCTGTTTCCTGCCTGGCTGCGATGGATGGTGGACATTCTTTTTCTTGATATTTCGGGCACGAGTATAAACGACCGGATTCCACATTGGTTCTGTAATGCCTTCTCAAATTCTGAATATTTGAACCTTGCCAACAATCAAATAACTGGAGATCTGCCAAGAAATATGGAAATCATGTACCTGGAAAGACTTTATTTGAGTTCCAACAATTTAACAGG TGGCCCTATTCCCAAATACATCTGCAAATGCAAGGGATTGATGACATTGGACTTAGCCAACAACTTGTTTGAAGGAGAGATTCCCCCATGCTTTGGGATGACCATGCTTACGACATTAGAGTTAAGTAACAATAGTTTGTCTGGTGAGTTCCCTTCTTTTGTGCAAAACTCAACGAACTTGCAATTTCTCGATTTAGCATGGAATAAGTTCTCAGGAAGACTGCCAACGTGGATTGGAGACCTGGTGGGGTTGCAATTTATACGGTTAAGCCACAACATGTTCTCCGGGAATATTCCGGTGAGCATCACAAGTCTTGGATGCCTTCAATATTTGGATATAGCAGATAATAGTATATCTAGTTCTTTGCCCAGGAACATGTTGAATTTAACAGCAATGAGAGAGAAACATTCAACAATAAA TTACGAAGGGGCAAGAACTCAACTATGGTACAAGTAG
- the LOC101753086 gene encoding aspartic proteinase nepenthesin-1 — MGPIPRQFLITLFLLAFASPHSSATPPPSGYRSTLTHVDSKGGFNKAKLMRRAADRSRRRAATMQLSVYSTTSTSSDTRPTRLYSGQAEYLMELAIGTPPVPFVALADTGSDLTWTQCEPCKLCFAQDTPIYDRNASSSFSPVTCSSDACLPVWSHNCFATTPCKYRYVYGDGAYSAGVMGMETLTFGSSYGQAPPVSVGGIAFGCGVDNGGLSYNSTGTVGLGRGSLSLVAQLGVGKLSYCLTDFFDISLGSPVLFGSLAELADSSGGAAVQSTPLVQSPQNPSWYYVSLEGISLGDALLPIQNGTFDLRADGTGGMIVDSGTIFTSLVESAFRVVVDRVADVLGQPVANASSLDSPCFPAPAGAWQLPDMPDMVLHFASGADMRLHRDNYMYFDQEESSFCLTFAGSPGPASTSVLGNFQQQNIQMLFDITVGQLSFVPTDCSKL; from the coding sequence ATGGGTCCCATTCCCAGGCAGTTCCTAATAACCTTATTCTTGCTTGCCTTTGCATCACCGCACAGCTCGGCGACGCCACCACCGTCCGGCTACCGCTCCACGCTCACCCACGTCGACTCCAAAGGCGGCTTCAACAAGGCCAAGCTCATGCGCCGAGCCGCTGacagaagccgccgccgtgcagCCACGATGCAGCTATCAGTCTATTCCACAACATCTACCAGCTCGGACACCCGTCCCACCAGGCTCTACTCGGGCCAAGCCGAGTACCTCATGGAACTCGCCATCGGGACGCCGCCGGTGCCATTCGTCGCGCTCGCCGACACCGGCAGCGACCTGACCTGGACGCAGTGCGAGCCCTGCAAGCTGTGCTTCGCGCAGGACACGCCCATCTACGACCGCAACGCCTCGTCGAGCTTCTCCCCGGTGACGTGCTCCAGCGACGCGTGCCTGCCCGTATGGAGCCACAACTGCTTCGCCACCACGCCCTGCAAGTACCGCTACGTTTACGGCGACGGCGCCTACTCGGCCGGCGTCATGGGCATGGAGACGCTCACCTTCGGCTCTAGCTACGGCCAAGCACCGCCCGTCTCCGTCGGCGGCATCGCGTTCGGCTGCGGCGTCGACAATGGTGGGCTCTCGTACAACTCCACCGGCACGGTTGGTCTAGGCCGTGGGAGCCTGTCCCTCGTGGCGCAGCTCGGCGTCGGCAAGCTCTCCTACTGCCTCACAGACTTCTTCGACATCAGCCTGGGTAGCCCAGTCCTGTTCGGCTCCCTCGCCGAGCTGGCCgactccagcggcggcgccgccgtgcagtCGACGCCGCTTGTGCAGAGCCCACAGAACCCCTCCTGGTACTACGTCTCCCTCGAAGGTATATCGCTCGGCGACGCTCTCCTGCCGATCCAGAACGGCACCTTCGACCTGCGCGCCGACGGCACCGGGGGGATGATCGTGGACTCCGGCACCATCTTTACTTCCCTCGTCGAGAGTGCTTTCAGGGTGGTCGTGGACCGCGTGGCCGACGTGCTCGGCCAGCCGGTGGCGAACGCCTCAAGCCTGGACAGCCCTTGTTTTCCGGCTCCGGCCGGTGCGTGGCAGCTCCCGGACATGCCTGATATGGTTCTGCACTTCGCCAGCGGTGCGGATATGAGGCTGCACAGGGACAACTACATGTACTTTGACCAAGAGGAGTCGTCGTTCTGCTTGACCTTTGCTGGGAGTCCTGGGCCGGCGTCGACTTCCGTGCTGGGGAATTTCCAGCAGCAGAATATACAGATGCTGTTTGACATCACCGTAGGGCAGTTGTCGTTCGTGCCCACCGACTGCAGTAAGCTCTGA